In Vanacampus margaritifer isolate UIUO_Vmar chromosome 6, RoL_Vmar_1.0, whole genome shotgun sequence, the DNA window gaccaaaataattttccagcttaggttaaggtcgaattatactgagttcaacgtTATATCACttgctttacacatctataaaacatttcaacatggttaatatatgaaataaagaattaaaatgttaataatatctaacaaagCCCAAGCATCTTGATGCTTGCTGCccgctctttgtttttgggtctggtggccctccTTTTCCTTTTGATAGTACTGTGTTGTGGCCCTcgttttcctcttgtaatacagTACTGCCAAGAGGAAAACATAACAGCTGACAGCCAGCATCAAGAAAGCTACAAGAGGAAGCTTgtagtcctcttgtttatgtttaacaaatttaaaacatcataaatcatacTGTTtgtactaagtactgtctcaaatgttctccaatttcgatactgtaaatgtataggatcgtatgtcgaaaaacgtttcttgggaggagcaatatggcggcctcgcgacttcaaaagtcttggcctattggCCATcaagtcatatattcagatcagtgaactccacccactgatctgaatatatgactgggtAGCCGATAgtccatacacgcccgtgccagccgttgaagtcacagggcggccatattgctcctccacGTTctgcgagcagactactgtataaactatacggtatatgtacagatgagacatatacagctcgtaggcattTAGTATAAGGCCGGGGGGCGGGCTCGGGGCTTTATGGCGGGGtgttcactattttttaacaagtaaaaaaaaaaaaaaaaaagtaaataaataaattaacaagtggacagtgtgtgctgctttgaagactaTTTTATCACTCAGGTCTTTAGACcctaatattagatttggcagaggcatcttttgttgaattacagttataattgtttaataaaaaatatagtttcctcctgtaaacatcattaagcatatcatttatacatgcatttaaggcaaagttgtaaaatgtctgaagtcctcttgtttatgcttaacaaatttaaaacataataaattatgttgtttctactaagtactgtctcaaatgttctccattttcgatactgtaaatcttTAGGATCGTATGCCCAGAaccgtttcttgggaggagcaatatggcggcctcgcgacttcaaaagtcttggcctatcggctatcaagtcatatattcagatcagtgcctCCACCAAATCAGTGAGCTCCACATAGTAGTCCGTGGACGTACAACATCCTCAAAGTCAGTTTATATTCTCTAAATTGTCTTATcgtttgtttattattacagtgtactgtcgaatttgtttccaattacattttcattttaatatgtACCCGTAAATTCAGTTAAGTTAAATCTACATTCATTTTGCCATGAATCTAATGTGCACGTGACACTTACCATACAGTATTTCATTTGTTTCCACCTAAATAAAAACGTATTACTATTGTTGGaattttagcatttatttgctCTTATGTTCAAAAGTTATCTTTTTAGTATTCCAATAGTATTCATTCCCTCGCCAGAGGTGCATGTTCATTATGGACCCAAAGaggataaaaatgactggacACAAAACCTGTCAAAGTTGAACTGCTTTGATCTCTAGAATTCAGTCAGGGTACAAGTTCTCAATTGAGGGCTGTCTTTTTAATCTGTCTGCGCGAGAAGAGGATTATGTGAACAATCCCAAAGAACGGCGGAGCTATTCTAGCGGCCCTCCTTATTTATACAACAGTTCAAAAACAGCCAGTCTAAACATTAACTCCTAATCTACTTTGTACCAAAAAGGGAgtttgttttcccttttttcgCCCAAGTCTGCATCTCATGATTTCTCACTGGTAAACATTGTATCATTAGCAAAGTTTACAATGACCTTGTAATCATCATATTGCAAAGAGTCAAATCCAATGACCGATTGTACTGGTCCGTGTACATGTGTATTATCTGAAACAAACTTAAAGTATAACTACGGCTGACCAATTTTACTGATCAGCCTGACAGTTGCTTATGTGTAAATAAACTTGATTTGTACTTGAAAGTGAATTATTAAATGTCCCTGTAAAAAAGCTTGATCAAAACCCATTGTGATTAAAATGTGACTAACATAATGTATGTAATCAATGTTTCATGTAATCATTCATACTGAAAGTAACATAACTTTGTATGATTTACTTCCATCAGTACTTATGTTATAATATCAATGGTAAGTAATTCCTAACTTTTCAAATACTTGCATTCATGCCCCAAGTTTTAAAATGCGTGCACACCCATTCGTGCAAAGCTCTCATGAAtctaaataaatttgaaaatatacgctttgtcattgaaaatgacctttgaattgaaaaatgagTTCAAAATGGATTCCTCACACCAAAGGCCATACAAAAAGTGATGTTGCACAAGGATCTAGTTCCAACATATGCTGAGATATTGACATTCTAATCTTCATTGGTGGCCATAACACTTTGTGTTGCAAATATAAGCTATATAATCATCGCAAAATGTTTTACTCAATTTATTGGTTTGATCCGAGGCATTTTAAGTGGCCCCGCGCCCAAAATCCCCTGTCATCCAGTTCTTTGGGTTGGAAATTATAATTTTAAGGAAACCAAAATTCCAAACAAAGTATTAAGaacattatttaataatatttcatATCCACGCttgtctaaaatataaattatatctTAAAATCATTTTCTAAAGACACTATTAAGACTATAATTAAGaactaaatatttgaaattttcAATAATTCCCAAAGCCAAAGAAGTACATTTTAAAGTTACAAATAGGGTTTATCCATTTAATGACTTTGTTCAACAGTGATTTGGTAATGATTTggtatttacatgtattttttgtgaTGAAGTACAAACAACTGTACATCTGTTTTTTGATTGTATGTGGTCACAAACATTGTGGATCGATATACATGATTGGCTTCATCCATTTATATAttcattagtgctgtcaaagttaaagtgttaactgattaattaatcacaaaaaattatcgcaataatcatgaattaattattagattaatcacactattaattttgaccatagattatcctttagcgtgacagtggaaggctacgtttaaggtagcacaggttgtttgagcaataaacataattacatgcattaaagtaaagcatttaataaatgtttgcgtatcacatttagaatatttgttgatgtcaaaatattggggtcattttttttcattttaaattatgcaagtaattaattgattagaaaaagaggaaggtACAGTGGATCAGAAattgttgaagacgtcctcataacattaaatgtcaaaagaatgaacacattattaacacaaccagtgctcttcaaatttggcgcggggggggggggggggtgttgattaaaaaagccttttttattaagcaattaatgatgattaatcaaaattcgcaaatgtgattaatctgattaaaaaaaaataatcgtttgacagcttttATATTCATCCAATTAAGATCATTTTCTTAAGAAGATGTATCTTTTGGTGTTGTTTTGAAAGACTATCTGGTTAACGCTATTCTTATCctaggaattttttttctacacaaaTGTAAAATCTTGAAAGGTAAAAGGTGGAAccaaatttttcttttcttttttcaaaatttgtttctttttcgaaaaaaaataggaatgctattaaacttatttgtataattgACAAATACATGTTATGTGAAAAGCCctagtttttcttttgtttttattgtattttgttttattgttgtgtattttatttaacattgtttACTGGTTTATCTTATAATTTTGTAGTGTGCTATGACAAAAGCCataattttttgtatatatgtTCATCTTTGATACAGATTAATATGTTTGAAAcagctgtttaataaaaaaaaaaaaacatcttcattggcggccatttttacatttgtgcatactagccaccagggggcaaaCCCACCTTGTATGTGGCAGAGCCGTATATAGCCCAACTCTCTCTTACGGCTCTggtatatgttgttgttgtttgttagttttttttttttggggggggggggggggaccataTGCCCATACCTAACACTATACCAAATTGCAAAAACCTGTCACAAAGTGCGCACTTTTCATAAATTCCCTCTCTGCTACCACAAGAACGTACACATCCACTAGCGTACAATTAGTAGTTGTAGTTCTCGcgcgattcacggcaaaatagcggTAGTTGCCGGTCAACGCAAAACTATCCACTTAGAGCAAAATATGCATCGTACGAGCTCTGGTTGGCGAGGTGGTACCGTCGCTTGCCCTTGGTGCAAGCGGCACGGCCCCGCCGCGAGACCACGTACgtgggagaaaaagaaaaaagtattgtcGCGTCCGGTGACGTCACGTGTCAATGACGATTAGTGATGACGTACAGCTGCCGAATTCACTTACCCATTAGGATTAAAACTTTTTCAAAGACTGAAGCTGACGCGCCAAAACGAGGGGTAAATAATGAACATTTGGACAATTCTTATTTTCACAAGTGTCTGTCTGTCATGtcctatatgtatatatatttctttagcTATTGTTAGCTAAGggtacatttatttatagaatGACTAGCCTCGCAAATGACAGAAAAGCAGTCAAAAATCGAAGTGAGTGCTCTGACAGAGTCTGAGCTTCAGCAATTATACAAGGTAAAAAAtatctgtaaatattttttatggacCAACACTGTGCGAAAGTACTTAAGGTGATTGTTTTGTTATTGCTCCTTGACAACAGGCTTTGCTGATAGCCTCATGCCGGTTAGATCCCAGAGACCCCATACAGTTCTTGAAAAATACCCTGATCACCTTCCAGGGACATGACAATTTGCAGAATGTGGACTGGTAGGTCCCACTTGGATTTCAGCACTTTTTCACTATAGTTACAGTACATCAACAGTACATCAGGGGAGGGTTTCACAAACTTTATGAAACCAAGACTCATATTTtactaaaggaaaaaaatggcagtgCACAGAACCAAACACAAATGTCAGAAAAGTGGATGAACAGGTAAATTATGTACCGCCTACCATATaatgaacattttgttgttcTACTCTAGTGGCCTAACTGTATTTGAGACAAGTGCACAGTCAAATCTAATACTCTCAATACAGTCATTTTCAGGTATCAATTTATCAATGTGCCTCTAATTATCAATGGAAAGGTGGCGGCATACAATTACACTGCACACTACACATATTTGTTATCAAGGCAttgttttatcattttatggtacctgttgtattttaatttattgatatttacttttgcattcatttaggTTTTACCGGTCTTTGTTTttgcatgactgatttttactccatatacagcactttgtatgcagcaatggcttttttaaagtgctttatgaaGTTGAGTTGAGCAATATGCAATTATGAAAGTATTACAGACAATAGTAGCACAGTAAGAGAGTGGTTAACACATTTGAATCTCAGTTCAGGCCTTCCTGTATCATTTGCACATTCCCCCTTGCCGAGTGGATTTTCTTCCTGGTTCTTCTGCAGTCTCTCATATCCCCAAAACATCAATGTTGGGTTTAATGAAGACTCCAAATTGTGTGAATTTGAGTTTAACCCTACTGAATGTTGCTTTTTGTTGGTACTTCATTTTTAgcacataaattataatacaagaGTGCGTGTATGAATATTGCTGCTGTCACAATTTAATGTACCTCACTGAATAAAGTATTTCTGATAGTCATTGAAAACTGAGCGTTCATTTGCACCACATTGTATCCGTCTTTACATTGCACAAGTTTGCCTAATGATGGTATTAAAACGACAGTTACGTATGCAACTACGGTTCTATTTCATCCCTCCCGAccaccaggtggcggtgctgaaacagcacggaaatCCCCCAGACGTATGCGCGTAGGGGGatttccgtgctgtttcagcaccgccacctggcggtcaggAGGGACAAAATAGAACTACAATCCAGTGAGGGtaaaaaaagacagcaaaatgttatgaaaatacACTACTTATGTAATACTGTATTTGGTTTGTTATTCACACCatctttattctttattttcctGAAGGAACAAGTTCCTTAGCGGTAGTGCGCAGCGGTCATTGCTGGCTTCTCTACAACTGGATGATGACACAGAATACATGGACTCCGATGAACTTGAGGTGATGTGCGCCAACCCAATGGCCGGTCAGGTGTGATGTTGAGGTTTCTTCAGTCAATGTgtactttttcatttcaattaggcTCTTTTCCGAAAATATGAGAAGGCCTACTCCTGTTACAGAAGGAAATTAACAAGTGCTTGCTTCAGGTAAGGgtgattatttaaatatttacgaGTACGAATTAACTTGTGATTTACTTTGACTTTTCACATGTAAAATTAAAGgctttttatattttacagcattgttttttgtttcttacCCTTATGGATAGCAGGGACATTTGCTTTCACACCATGATcctaggattaaaaaaaacaaaacaaaaactatcgttgtataaaaaataaacacatacaggtattgtatattttttgtagttattagcatttttttttttttgacagttcacaacattagcaaagCCTTGGGAACACATTTTGATCATGTGCCCAGTGTGTTTCGTATTCTTCTCAGTAGGAGCAATCTGGTGTTTggcaaatttcacattttttcacaaattaatACAACACTATGGATCAGTTCTCACGTGCTATCTTTACAAATATTGAGCAATCTAAggtgttgaaaatagcttgctCTGTTTGATTATACAATGTCAATGGTTGACGAAACTTGCggggttttttttggtctcCTAAAAAGTGAGGAtgttggaggtacaaggtttccgCCTGACAACAGCAAATgcaagttaataaaaaaaagaataattttgtgtgcattttgaagGTTTCAAAATGGGTAATATACAtaattgacagtaaaaaaaaacacacacaaaaaaaaaacttttgcacTTGTGTACATTTCGAGTTGGTACTCTTGAAAGATCCTGTAAAGGGatttcagagatttgtttctaaatacatcaCAGTATAAGAGAAGGTAATTACTGAAAAGACTGAAGATTACATAGTACTCAATACTCATTTGTGGAGATAAActatttttcaccatttcagttttccagatttttttggggcatggCTAAAAATGGCACCACATGACGCATTTTTAAGTCATGCACAAGttacaacccccacccccccaaactTAAGTCTTCATTCATACATTCAGCACAATTACGGCGTGCACTTAGATTGCTATGCTTACTCTTACTTGCCAGCAAGTGTGCCAGGACTTCGAACTTTTGTGGCTGCTTCAGAACGCCTAGTTGTCGTGGCATGGAAAAGTTCAAACATGTAGTTaggacaataaataaaacacattttcaagtatcacaggtgtcaaagtgcggtggagtcctgcatgttttagagctttccctcctccaacacagctgattcaaatgatcaacccatcagcaagctctgcaggagcctgatcattgaatcaggtgtgttggagtaggtAAACCTCGAAAACCTGCAAGAGTACGTCCTTCTAGGAtctgactttgacacctgtgaaTTAGAGGTATTTGACTATGCTGGGACTCGCCAGATCAGTCATTCCTTTTCAGCCACATTTTCCTGCGGTTGTCGAAGAAAACCCTGTCAGCCTCTTCAGCTCGTGTATGGTAGTTTTTGGAGGAGACGGTTGAAATGGTTAGTGCGGTGCCTACTGGCACTGATTGACAGTTGACCGGGGTTTGGTTTTATCACATTCTGCGGACATGCCCACAGCTTCTGAGAATGGAGACAATAGCTTGATTTTTCACTATTTAGAAGACTCATTTTATATACTTTGTGATTTTTCTTAAGtctttcaaatttggcagggtaGTTAACAACACTGTTCTGCAGTGTGTAAAAGGTATAAGACTTGTTTTTACTTTGCAGGGACTTCAACTAAAGGCGGTAAAAGGGAATCCTTTTGTCTCACAAGTATCTGTATGTATTATTAAGTACAACTTGACTCCGTTAATTATAATACACTTTACATATAGGCAGAAtgtgaacaattaataccttaggTGACATCTTCACTCGTCTGCAGCTTCTTGTCCATTGTGTGAAGCAAAGGTGCTAGTACGTTTATGTATCCATGGCACTTGAGCCGTCTGGCCTCTCATGAACACCCCTTTACGTGGCATGTACTGGCTCCTGGAAAGAGCTACGCTAGTCCTCGCATAACTGCTTCTGGACTGGAAGCCATATTTTTTCCTGTGTGCTATTGGCTTCCTTGGGCCTCTGTAAACAGGAAGCCCTTGGTGGAATATGGCTGTCGGACGCTGTAGGTTAGGAAATCGGTAGATCCCGTTTGTCTGCGTTATTTTCGGTTGCATGGCACTCATCCAGAAGGAATTTGTATAGGGCTTGGCATAATCCCTGGAGGCAACTCCCCGCTGGACTAAATCTAATCTTTGAGAAATAGTATTGGTGATAGGCTCATGCCTTTCTTGTGATTGTTGATTACGAGTGTCCGGTATTTGTTCTGAGAGACGTGGTTTGTGGATATTGAGAAGAGGCGGACGTTGTCGGAGAAAACTGTCAAGAGGAGAATTTAAAGGCGCTTTGAAAAGCACATGGTTCAAGTGGTCTGGCTcacgcaaaaaaatatgttctctaAGACCTCGGGGACTCTGGGCTGACAGTTCTGCAGATTTCTGGGCCCTGGGATTGATGTTTACATCGTAAGAGTATTTTGCTGCGGTGGGCTGCACGAGTTGCTTGGACTGTCCATCCTTGAACACCCACGACACAATAGGCATTCTTGACGCCTTGACATAGACACTTTTTCCATAAGAACCTTGTTGAGAAGGTGCAACTTTGCCTTCTAACTGTGTTTTCTTAAGCCTCTTAATTGAACTTTCATTGGCTGTTTTACTTGCTACATAGTGGCCATTGAGAGGATACATACCCTGGGGACTTAAGGGAGCAACCTCTTCAAGTAACGTGTTTGAGGGAAATTGAGATTTTTCAGGAAGTTTGTCGGTTCGCCACCAATCACCTCCAGTTTTTTCATTGGAATAACCTGAACGGTAAGGACTTTGACTTCCATGGTTGTTGGATCGGTTGTGCATCCTGGGTAAGATTCTACTCATGGAGTTGTCAGAACCAGGCACAGTGATGCTTGGACTCAAAACAGGATAGCTGACATCCTCTTCACTTTGTCCATATGCAGAACTTAATTGTTCCCTCCAGACTTTGTTATCTTTAATGCCTTCATTATCATCATTCTCTTCTTTAGATGGGCGTCTTGTAGCTATTTCATTCAGCATCAACCCCCTCGCCGTTTGAAAATGTTCCAAGTCCTTACCAGGAGTCAAAAAGGAGCTTTTCAAGGTTTCTATAAACTGCTCAAAATTGTCCATGTCTGGAAAACTGATGCCCTCAACGGCTGTGTCTTTGGTATGCTCCTGTACTAAAAGTTTAAAGGGGTGCTGAAATCCAGAGTCCCGATGCTGGTGGCGAGACTTAAGTGGACTCTCATCCAGCTCGTTGTTGGTTGGGATAACTGAGCTCTTATTATTTTCGGTGCTGTAGGTCTGAGCAACAGAGTTATGATCCTTGGTGAAGGCTTGTGGATCAAGTTCCCTGGGGTAGCTATTTGATGCATCTTCCTTGAAACCTAACAACATTAAACAGATGCAACATTTAGAACAATATAAtcaccattcatccattttctatagggtcacgggtgagctggtgcctgcctatcccagctgacagcTGTTGTACCCTACCAGCCAATTACATAGCACACATACATAAAGATACTTTTCgtgtagggctgggcgatatggccaaaaagtaaaatagattttttttttccattgttttagattattattacgATATTAATccaattaataaatacaacacaacaacacaaatgtatttaaagctGCTTTTTGTACAGTAgcaatttccccccaaatatCTTTACCTAGCCATTTTATTTGGCCATTATGACTCTagcatcttctaattagcaaattaacaccttagctgttcacaatgggtactcctgcaagcctctggccaatagttttcagactggattcgggtttgaattacCTGCCCTCTGTCTGTGGAAGTGACATGCACACAGTATGTATGTAAAGAAAGGagtgtttcatttttcggccacacgtagcagtagcgatttgaaattaaaatttctTCCTTGAGCAGTTTTAAAGGTTTcgtttatacaaaaataaatcctgtgcaaaatgttccgAACTTccgacaacaataatgtatgctGATTTTAAATCAGTTATAATGTAAACTTAAGATTCATAGCTTGTGCATAACTCGCTTAAATGCCAATTAAGTAGTAAGTAACTATTGTAAACACGCCATGTAAAGcatccatccagcattctgccacttgtgcaaaatgcaACTCAGAATAACTTTTGGATATAACAGAACAACAGCTTCTAATAAGTCAGAAGAAGACTAGAGTATTTGTTTATATGCACCTCAATTTCACCATTTAGCCAATTTTCAATGATCTGATTTTTCAaggtgcattgtggagtttaaaatgttaatattaaagctttttctacatcatgcatgctacACCagtgcccagatgagtacataGAGCCACAACTTTTTAACTGTGACTGCGtctatcagcttgtatctttACATCATTGTTGAGTGTTCGTCCCAAACACTCCAGTTTCTGGGgtggagtggtggagggtgacgtcatgctcGTCCCCTCAGACATTTAGTGGTAGTGTACTacacaattgggatggaaactgaagaagaagaaagaaaaaaaaaaaagaggctggcTTCGAGCTGATGTctatgtttgtgtaacacttaagtggtTATAACGTGTGttactttaattaataaattaaatcatttaaccagttactgcgtccgcaaaatttaatttggaattgtgtttgtggagtttttatcatgtccttgatatttaagaaaaattgatgttccataattaatatcgtattgaattgaatcgaataaaaaaaaatcatatttgaactgaactctttgtgaatcaaaatcaaatcaattgaggaaattagaatcaataccaAGCCCTAGTAATCACGCGTAGACGTTCAACTCgacttccatctttgtaacGAATTGAGAAAGGGGGACGTGACGTACGCtgtaaagcagtcagcacatttgtcgtttttttgtgtggtaaagTTTCtgccatcctcctcaaagttgcttagtgccagtaaaagcgATACAGACCCACCTCAGGCCATGACAACGGTACCATTCAACTATAGGTAGTtgtaagtcgatgtttcatcagaagacttatgaaaatattttatgtagGTTGAAAAGTTCTTTAGTGTttctttaaatatacatttgccAACTTGCCATTATTGCTTATGTATCTTTATACAGAAAACAGGAAATGTCAGCCAAATTAAACATATTTGATATTAATTAGACATTTAATAAAGACTCACTTGCTTTCTGAGATGAAAGcggattttattattttaacccATTAGTGCTTAACTCGCCCAACATGATGTCCTCATGAAGAAGCAGAAGAGAACAGAAGAGGTCTTACCACTTTGAGAAGAAAGACACAAGCAGGCCAACAACAGAAAGGAAACCCAAATaagcctattttaaaaaaacacaaatatttatcTGGACACGGTTGTTAAACAAGCACTGTGCATGCATTTACCCATACAGAGCAGCCATGACAAAAAAGTTCCACGCCTGCTCCAACACCAGCAGCAAAGTGTCCACGAAAAGTCACAGCCCTTTTGCAGGGAGGACCAAAACAACCCAACTCACATTCAGCTTGCAATTAGTTGATTGCAGGCAGCTGTTGGTAGTGCTTGTGGGTCAAGCCTCATGTAATGGCCAGGAACAAATGAGAGTAGAGTTTACTCAAGAGAACATGCTAGGCAATGACTTCAGTGTCACTTATGTCACAGTACCGCTGGAAAtagttatggggaaaaaagtctACACCTGCATATTGCTTTtccaaaatattaattttgtactgatctaaaatgaaatttgcatttggatgaaaaatcaaatacatgtggaaaaatcaaagtaacaaaataACTTTTCAGTATTTTGATATCTATTTAATGCAATGTATGaaatacatgtttgtttgttttcgttGATAatgatttgaattatttataatataaaaatatataattacattatttatttagatgTACATCACGATGTATATGctgtataaatactgtatattcatatatgtttgtaaacaacatCTCAGTGACCTAGTGGTGAGCAcgcctgcctcacagttctgagctTCAGGTTTGCATCTCGGCTAATTTGATattagatatatttttatagtatttttatatttctttaattaggatcataaatatatttaatgtccACCAGTGTTGCCTGACATTTGTGGCAATATGCGCAAGGCACACAATTCTTAGTTCAGACTTATgtatattgtaaaaaacaatcaggcatcatgaaaatgaaataagcactcatattttatttagaattgaTCTCATCGCCTGGTGAATAAATATGACTAAAATATTAATGAATATGTCAAGTGAGAGGGGCTCTGCAGTAATCTTGAGCAGAAATCTGAAAAGAAAGTTCACTGCTTTCAATGATCTGGCGATGAGCTGTGTTTGTTTTCTATGAGTTATTGATGAACCGTGTTTGTGGGCAGGAGCTGGAAGGATTTTACCAATGCCAGCGTGACAGATGCCTCTGAACTGTCTCAAAAGACGGAAATTG includes these proteins:
- the LOC144053499 gene encoding uncharacterized protein LOC144053499 isoform X1, translating into MAALYGLIWVSFLLLACLCLSSQSGFKEDASNSYPRELDPQAFTKDHNSVAQTYSTENNKSSVIPTNNELDESPLKSRHQHRDSGFQHPFKLLVQEHTKDTAVEGISFPDMDNFEQFIETLKSSFLTPGKDLEHFQTARGLMLNEIATRRPSKEENDDNEGIKDNKVWREQLSSAYGQSEEDVSYPVLSPSITVPGSDNSMSRILPRMHNRSNNHGSQSPYRSGYSNEKTGGDWWRTDKLPEKSQFPSNTLLEEVAPLSPQGMYPLNGHYVASKTANESSIKRLKKTQLEGKVAPSQQGSYGKSVYVKASRMPIVSWVFKDGQSKQLVQPTAAKYSYDVNINPRAQKSAELSAQSPRGLREHIFLREPDHLNHVLFKAPLNSPLDSFLRQRPPLLNIHKPRLSEQIPDTRNQQSQERHEPITNTISQRLDLVQRGVASRDYAKPYTNSFWMSAMQPKITQTNGIYRFPNLQRPTAIFHQGLPVYRGPRKPIAHRKKYGFQSRSSYARTSVALSRSQYMPRKGVFMRGQTAQVPWIHKRTSTFASHNGQEAADE
- the LOC144053499 gene encoding uncharacterized protein LOC144053499 isoform X2 encodes the protein MGFKEDASNSYPRELDPQAFTKDHNSVAQTYSTENNKSSVIPTNNELDESPLKSRHQHRDSGFQHPFKLLVQEHTKDTAVEGISFPDMDNFEQFIETLKSSFLTPGKDLEHFQTARGLMLNEIATRRPSKEENDDNEGIKDNKVWREQLSSAYGQSEEDVSYPVLSPSITVPGSDNSMSRILPRMHNRSNNHGSQSPYRSGYSNEKTGGDWWRTDKLPEKSQFPSNTLLEEVAPLSPQGMYPLNGHYVASKTANESSIKRLKKTQLEGKVAPSQQGSYGKSVYVKASRMPIVSWVFKDGQSKQLVQPTAAKYSYDVNINPRAQKSAELSAQSPRGLREHIFLREPDHLNHVLFKAPLNSPLDSFLRQRPPLLNIHKPRLSEQIPDTRNQQSQERHEPITNTISQRLDLVQRGVASRDYAKPYTNSFWMSAMQPKITQTNGIYRFPNLQRPTAIFHQGLPVYRGPRKPIAHRKKYGFQSRSSYARTSVALSRSQYMPRKGVFMRGQTAQVPWIHKRTSTFASHNGQEAADE